One region of Priestia megaterium genomic DNA includes:
- a CDS encoding ribonuclease J, which produces MVLEKTENIKISALGGVGELGKNMYVVEINENIYVLDAGSKFPGGEMLGIDIVIPDITYLVENQQNVKGIFVTHGHEEQIGAIPFILQKLDVPVYGTELTLALIKEKLKEYGIKKYEALHPITSSTVLSFEGVDISFFRTQHSIQDSVGICLQTNQGAIVYTGDFKFDQNSVSIQSADIGKMAAIGEKGVLCLLSDSTNADKPGYTVSEAVIGQNITDAFYKSKGRIIVAAYSSNLHRIQQIIHAAYQHGRNLIVMEKSMLKIIDIAAKLGHLQLPEDLIVPVQKLKDLSEHKTVILTTGHHGEPISGLTRMAKQSHKFIQIKQDDTVLLAATPVAGHETTFSKTIDVIFRLGASVVFAQKKVQASGHGSQEELKFMINLTKPKYVMPVNGEYRKQKAYAKLAGQLGISEDHICLLEKGERVEFKDARMYPSGSIQAGNTLIDGLGVGDIGNIVLRDRRLLSQDGILTVVVTINKRQKTVVAGPEIISRGFVYVRESEKLLEEATKIVQQILEKCMEDKVIEWSSLKLKMRESLNQFLYEKTRRKPMILPIIMEI; this is translated from the coding sequence ATGGTACTAGAAAAGACAGAAAATATTAAAATTTCAGCCTTGGGTGGAGTCGGAGAACTTGGAAAAAACATGTATGTGGTGGAAATCAATGAAAACATATATGTGTTAGATGCAGGGTCAAAGTTTCCGGGAGGAGAAATGTTAGGAATTGATATTGTCATTCCTGACATTACATATTTAGTAGAAAATCAGCAGAACGTAAAAGGCATTTTTGTTACTCATGGACACGAAGAGCAAATTGGGGCTATTCCCTTTATACTTCAAAAATTGGACGTGCCGGTATATGGTACAGAATTAACGCTAGCACTTATCAAAGAAAAGTTAAAAGAGTATGGAATTAAAAAATATGAAGCTTTACATCCTATCACTTCGTCAACGGTTTTATCGTTTGAAGGAGTGGATATTTCATTTTTTAGAACGCAGCACAGTATACAAGATTCAGTCGGCATTTGTTTACAAACCAATCAAGGTGCGATTGTATATACAGGTGATTTTAAATTTGATCAAAACTCAGTCAGCATTCAAAGCGCTGATATTGGAAAAATGGCTGCCATTGGGGAAAAAGGCGTCCTGTGTTTGCTTTCAGACAGTACAAATGCGGATAAGCCAGGCTATACAGTTTCCGAGGCCGTCATCGGACAAAATATTACCGACGCTTTTTATAAAAGCAAAGGTCGAATCATTGTTGCTGCATACAGTTCCAATCTGCACCGTATTCAGCAAATTATTCATGCCGCATATCAGCATGGCCGTAACCTGATCGTTATGGAAAAGAGTATGCTGAAAATCATTGATATTGCAGCAAAACTTGGACATTTGCAGCTGCCTGAGGATTTAATTGTTCCTGTGCAAAAGCTAAAGGATCTTTCAGAACATAAAACGGTTATTTTAACAACAGGTCATCACGGAGAGCCGATTTCAGGTCTTACTCGAATGGCTAAACAGTCCCATAAATTTATTCAAATCAAACAAGATGACACGGTGCTGCTGGCTGCTACACCCGTGGCGGGGCACGAAACGACCTTTTCAAAAACAATTGACGTCATCTTTCGTTTAGGAGCAAGCGTAGTGTTTGCTCAGAAGAAAGTGCAGGCTTCCGGACACGGCAGTCAAGAAGAATTAAAATTTATGATTAACTTAACAAAGCCGAAATATGTCATGCCTGTGAATGGAGAGTACCGAAAACAAAAAGCTTATGCAAAGCTAGCCGGTCAATTAGGAATATCAGAAGATCATATTTGTTTGCTTGAAAAAGGTGAGCGAGTTGAGTTTAAAGATGCTCGCATGTACCCTAGCGGTTCTATTCAAGCGGGAAATACGCTCATTGATGGACTAGGCGTCGGCGATATTGGGAATATCGTTCTGAGGGATCGCAGGCTGCTGTCACAGGACGGAATCTTAACGGTAGTAGTTACGATTAATAAACGTCAAAAAACAGTAGTAGCGGGGCCAGAAATCATCTCCCGCGGATTCGTCTATGTAAGAGAATCAGAAAAGCTTTTAGAAGAAGCAACGAAGATTGTTCAGCAAATTTTAGAAAAGTGTATGGAAGACAAAGTGATCGAGTGGTCTTCATTAAAATTAAAAATGAGAGAAAGTTTAAATCAATTTTTATATGAAAAAACCCGTCGTAAACCGATGATTTTACCGATTATCATGGAAATCTAA
- the dapA gene encoding 4-hydroxy-tetrahydrodipicolinate synthase yields MIDFGKVATAMVTPFDHKGNIDFEKTTQLINYLISNGSDALVIAGTTGESPTLSTEEKLALFRHSVKVVDGRVPVVAGTGSNNTYASIELTKKAEEIGVDAIMIVAPYYNKPNQEGLYQHFKTIAESTELPVMLYNIPGRSVINMSVDTIVRLAELPNVVALKDASGDLDAMTAIIAQTSDDFALYSGDDGLTLPVLAIGGTGIISVASHVIGNEMQEMVKLYESGNPKEAAKIHQRIVPVMKSLFAAPSPTPVKTALQLKGLDVGSVRLPLVPLTEEERQTLVSTLNTL; encoded by the coding sequence ATGATTGATTTTGGGAAAGTCGCAACAGCGATGGTAACGCCTTTTGATCATAAAGGAAATATTGATTTTGAAAAAACAACGCAGCTTATTAACTATTTAATCAGCAACGGTTCAGATGCGTTGGTTATTGCAGGAACAACGGGTGAATCTCCTACGCTTTCAACAGAAGAAAAGCTGGCGCTGTTCCGCCACTCAGTAAAGGTAGTAGATGGCCGTGTACCTGTTGTTGCAGGTACAGGAAGCAATAATACGTATGCATCAATTGAATTAACGAAAAAGGCAGAAGAAATCGGCGTAGATGCGATTATGATTGTAGCACCTTATTATAACAAGCCGAATCAGGAAGGCTTGTATCAGCACTTTAAAACAATTGCTGAAAGTACAGAGCTGCCTGTCATGTTATACAATATTCCAGGGCGATCCGTGATCAATATGTCTGTGGATACAATTGTACGCCTAGCTGAACTGCCAAATGTTGTAGCGTTAAAAGATGCAAGCGGCGACCTTGACGCAATGACAGCTATTATCGCACAAACAAGCGATGATTTTGCTTTATACAGCGGTGATGATGGCTTAACACTGCCGGTATTAGCAATTGGAGGAACTGGGATTATTTCTGTTGCCTCTCACGTTATTGGAAATGAAATGCAAGAGATGGTTAAGCTGTATGAGTCAGGAAATCCGAAAGAAGCAGCAAAAATTCATCAGCGTATTGTACCTGTGATGAAATCTCTTTTTGCGGCTCCAAGTCCAACGCCTGTTAAAACAGCTTTACAGCTAAAAGGGTTAGACGTAGGATCGGTACGATTACCTTTAGTTCCGTTAACGGAAGAAGAACGCCAAACGTTAGTCAGCACATTAAATACGCTATAA
- the dapG gene encoding aspartate kinase — MKIIVQKFGGTSVRNEEGRARAIYHLNNALSEGYKVVVVVSAMGRKGEPYATDTLLSLVDGNKASLNKRELDMLMACGELISSVVFTNLLNENGIKATALNGAQAGFVTNDDFTNAKILEMKCDRLLKELEEYDVVVVTGFQGATAEGDTTTLGRGGSDTSASALGAALMADYIDIFTDVEGVMTADPRIVEDARPLSVVTYNEICNMAYQGAKVVHPRAVEIAMQAKVPMRVRSTYADSEGTLVTSQGEAQQRGSDVQERLVTGIAHVSNVTQIKVFSKEGHYDTQAEVFKAMAQEKISVDFINISPKGVVYTVTDEATDKAIDVLHALGYEPAVIRNCAKVSTVGAGIAGVPGVTSKIVTALSSEGIQILQSADSHTTIWVLVKEEDLKKAVNALHGAFDLSKAPQKR, encoded by the coding sequence ATGAAAATAATCGTCCAAAAATTTGGAGGAACTTCCGTTCGTAACGAAGAAGGAAGAGCAAGAGCAATCTATCATTTAAATAATGCATTAAGTGAGGGTTACAAAGTAGTCGTTGTTGTATCGGCAATGGGACGAAAAGGTGAACCGTATGCAACGGATACATTGCTTTCACTTGTTGATGGAAATAAAGCGTCTCTTAACAAACGTGAGCTTGATATGCTTATGGCATGCGGAGAATTAATTTCATCGGTTGTGTTTACAAATTTATTAAACGAAAATGGGATTAAAGCTACAGCATTAAACGGTGCACAGGCAGGGTTTGTGACGAATGATGATTTCACCAATGCCAAGATACTAGAAATGAAATGCGACCGTTTGTTAAAAGAATTAGAAGAATATGATGTCGTTGTCGTAACAGGCTTTCAAGGGGCAACTGCTGAAGGTGATACAACAACGCTTGGACGCGGAGGTAGCGATACATCTGCTTCAGCGTTAGGTGCAGCCCTTATGGCTGATTACATTGACATTTTCACGGATGTAGAAGGTGTGATGACAGCGGACCCGCGTATTGTAGAAGATGCAAGACCGCTATCCGTTGTCACATATAACGAAATATGCAACATGGCTTATCAAGGTGCAAAAGTAGTTCACCCACGTGCTGTAGAGATTGCCATGCAAGCAAAAGTACCGATGCGCGTCCGTTCCACGTATGCTGATTCAGAAGGTACGCTCGTTACATCTCAAGGTGAAGCACAGCAGCGTGGAAGCGATGTGCAAGAACGCCTTGTAACAGGCATCGCCCACGTATCCAACGTGACTCAAATTAAAGTTTTTAGTAAAGAAGGCCATTATGATACGCAAGCAGAAGTATTCAAAGCAATGGCACAAGAAAAAATCAGCGTAGATTTTATCAATATTTCACCGAAGGGTGTTGTATATACGGTAACAGATGAAGCAACTGACAAAGCAATTGATGTGCTTCATGCGCTAGGGTATGAGCCGGCTGTTATTCGCAACTGTGCCAAAGTATCAACGGTTGGAGCAGGAATTGCAGGGGTGCCTGGTGTTACATCTAAAATTGTTACAGCTCTTTCTAGCGAAGGTATTCAGATTTTACAATCTGCTGACAGCCATACGACGATTTGGGTGCTTGTAAAAGAAGAGGATTTAAAGAAAGCCGTTAATGCTCTTCATGGTGCCTTTGACTTGTCAAAAGCACCGCAAAAGAGATAA
- the asd gene encoding aspartate-semialdehyde dehydrogenase, whose protein sequence is MTRELHVAVVGATGAVGQQMIKTLQERNFPVGKLTLLSSARSAGKKVLFNGEEVVVQEATPDSFEGVDIALFSAGGSISKALAPEAVKRGAIVVDNTSAYRMDENVPLVVPEVNEDALHAHNGIIANPNCSTIQMVAALQPLRETYGLSKVLVSTYQAVSGAGAAAINELKEQAKAILEEKEFTPEILPVGGDKKHYQIAFNAIPQIDKFQDNGFTFEEMKMINETKKIMSMPELPVAATCVRLPVVTGHSESVYIEIEKDGVTVADVKNLLADAPGIVLQDDPENQVYPMPADCVGKRDVFVGRIRKDLDRDNGFHMWIVSDNLLKGAAWNSVQIAESLIKLSLVK, encoded by the coding sequence ATGACAAGAGAATTACATGTAGCAGTAGTAGGAGCAACAGGTGCAGTAGGACAACAAATGATTAAAACCCTACAGGAGCGTAATTTTCCAGTTGGTAAATTAACGTTATTATCTTCAGCTCGTTCAGCTGGTAAAAAAGTGTTGTTTAACGGAGAAGAAGTTGTTGTGCAAGAAGCAACTCCTGATAGCTTTGAAGGCGTGGACATTGCTTTATTCAGTGCAGGCGGCAGCATTTCAAAAGCACTTGCACCAGAGGCAGTAAAACGCGGAGCAATCGTTGTAGACAACACAAGCGCTTATCGAATGGATGAAAATGTCCCGTTAGTTGTGCCGGAAGTGAATGAAGATGCATTACACGCACATAACGGAATCATTGCTAATCCAAACTGCTCTACAATTCAAATGGTAGCAGCATTACAGCCATTACGCGAAACATACGGCTTATCTAAAGTGCTAGTATCAACGTATCAAGCCGTTTCTGGAGCAGGTGCTGCTGCAATTAATGAATTAAAAGAACAAGCTAAAGCTATTTTAGAAGAAAAAGAGTTTACACCGGAAATTTTACCGGTTGGTGGAGATAAAAAACATTATCAAATTGCTTTTAATGCCATTCCGCAAATTGATAAATTTCAAGATAACGGTTTTACATTTGAAGAAATGAAAATGATTAATGAAACGAAAAAAATTATGAGCATGCCTGAATTGCCAGTAGCTGCTACTTGTGTTCGTCTACCGGTTGTAACAGGTCATTCAGAGTCAGTTTACATTGAAATTGAAAAAGACGGTGTAACGGTAGCTGATGTGAAAAATTTATTGGCTGATGCACCTGGTATCGTATTGCAAGATGATCCAGAAAATCAAGTATATCCAATGCCAGCAGACTGTGTAGGTAAACGAGATGTGTTTGTCGGCCGTATTCGTAAAGATTTAGATCGCGATAACGGTTTCCATATGTGGATCGTTTCTGATAACTTGTTAAAAGGTGCAGCTTGGAATTCTGTACAAATTGCAGAATCACTTATTAAGCTTAGCTTAGTAAAATAA
- a CDS encoding dipicolinate synthase subunit B produces MSLKGKRIGFGLTGSHCTYDAVMPEIEKLVNLGAEVLPVVSYTVQSTNTRFGDGEDWVKKIEELTGHAVINTIVKAEPLGPKIPLDCMVVAPITGNTMSKFANAMTESPVLMAAKATLRNNKPVVLGISTNDALGLNGVNLMRLMATKNIYFIPFGQDDPVLKPNSMVARMTMLSDTVYAALEDKQIQPVIVERFRDGQES; encoded by the coding sequence ATGTCATTAAAAGGTAAAAGAATAGGATTCGGCTTGACCGGATCTCACTGTACGTATGATGCGGTTATGCCAGAAATTGAAAAGCTTGTTAATTTGGGAGCAGAAGTGTTACCGGTTGTTTCTTACACTGTACAATCCACAAATACTCGTTTTGGAGATGGAGAAGACTGGGTGAAGAAAATTGAGGAATTAACAGGTCACGCCGTCATCAATACAATTGTAAAAGCAGAGCCTCTAGGACCAAAGATTCCGCTTGATTGTATGGTAGTTGCCCCAATCACTGGGAATACGATGAGTAAGTTTGCGAATGCAATGACTGAATCTCCGGTACTCATGGCAGCTAAAGCAACGCTTCGTAATAATAAGCCAGTGGTACTGGGAATTTCGACTAATGACGCACTAGGGCTAAATGGTGTAAACTTAATGAGGCTAATGGCGACTAAAAATATTTATTTTATTCCATTTGGTCAAGATGACCCGGTGCTTAAACCAAATTCAATGGTAGCGCGTATGACGATGTTATCAGACACGGTGTACGCAGCGCTTGAAGATAAACAGATTCAGCCTGTTATTGTCGAAAGGTTCCGCGACGGTCAAGAGTCATAG
- the dpaA gene encoding dipicolinic acid synthetase subunit A: MLTDLHIAVIGGDARQLEVIRKLIQLDAKTSLIGFDQLDHGFTGATKYQIEELDFSDVDAIILPVPGTNHEGQVDTIFSNEKVVLTEEILQKTPEHCIIYSGISNGYLNELVKTTNRKLVQLFERDDVAIYNSIPTVEGTIMLVIQHTDFTIHGSNISVLGLGRVGMSVARSFAALGANVKVGARKSEHLARIAEMGLQPFYLSELDKEIADSDICINTIPYPILTAKTLSNVPTHALIIDLASKPGGTDFRYAEKRGIKAILAPGLPGIVAPKTAGQIVANVLVNLLKDAADAREEKK, translated from the coding sequence ATGTTAACGGATTTGCACATAGCTGTAATTGGCGGTGATGCTAGGCAGCTTGAAGTCATTCGAAAATTAATTCAATTAGATGCAAAAACCTCTCTTATTGGTTTTGATCAGCTAGATCATGGTTTTACAGGTGCGACGAAATATCAGATAGAGGAGCTGGATTTTTCAGATGTTGACGCCATCATCCTTCCAGTGCCTGGAACAAATCACGAAGGGCAAGTAGATACTATTTTTTCAAATGAAAAAGTAGTATTGACTGAAGAAATACTTCAAAAAACGCCTGAGCACTGCATTATTTATTCTGGTATTAGCAATGGGTATTTAAACGAATTAGTCAAAACGACAAACCGTAAACTCGTTCAGCTATTTGAGCGTGATGATGTAGCAATTTATAACTCTATTCCTACTGTTGAAGGTACCATCATGCTTGTTATTCAACATACGGATTTTACCATTCACGGTTCAAATATTTCTGTCCTAGGTTTAGGAAGAGTAGGAATGAGCGTGGCGAGGTCCTTTGCTGCACTTGGTGCCAATGTAAAAGTAGGAGCTAGAAAATCTGAACATTTAGCACGTATTGCTGAAATGGGTTTGCAGCCTTTCTATCTTTCTGAACTCGATAAAGAAATTGCTGATAGTGATATATGTATTAACACCATTCCATACCCCATCTTAACGGCTAAGACATTATCTAATGTCCCGACCCACGCGCTCATTATTGATTTAGCTTCAAAGCCTGGAGGAACCGATTTCCGCTATGCAGAAAAACGAGGAATTAAAGCTATTTTAGCACCTGGTCTTCCAGGGATTGTGGCTCCAAAAACAGCAGGTCAGATTGTCGCTAATGTATTAGTGAATTTATTAAAAGACGCTGCGGATGCGAGAGAGGAGAAAAAATAA
- a CDS encoding YlmC/YmxH family sporulation protein, whose product MRLSELSGKEIVDVKRAERLGILGQTDLEINEHTGQINALIIPSVKWFGFRKQGDEVRVPWGNIEKIGTDMVIVNVHQLEDINNESTK is encoded by the coding sequence ATGAGATTAAGTGAGCTGAGTGGAAAAGAAATTGTAGATGTTAAGCGAGCAGAGCGTTTGGGTATTTTAGGGCAAACAGATCTTGAAATTAATGAACATACGGGACAAATTAATGCGCTTATTATTCCATCTGTGAAGTGGTTTGGATTTCGAAAACAAGGAGATGAAGTGCGAGTGCCGTGGGGGAATATCGAAAAAATTGGTACGGATATGGTGATTGTAAATGTTCATCAGCTAGAAGACATAAATAATGAGTCAACAAAATAA
- a CDS encoding M16 family metallopeptidase: MIKRYTCKNGVRIVLENIPTVRSVAIGVWIGTGSRSEHPEINGVSHFLEHMFFKGTKTRSAREIAESFDRIGGQVNAFTSKEYTCYYAKVLDEHADQALDVLADMFFNSSFDEEELAREKNVVYEEIKMYEDTPDDIVHDLLGKAVYGNHPLGYPILGTEDTLKTFNGDSLRQYMEQMYIPENIVISVAGNIDESFIQQVENYFGTYTSSHSAHQYVQPEFHTNHIARKKETEQAHLCLGFKGLPIGGEDVYSLIVLNNVLGGSMSSRLFQEVREQRGLAYSVFSYHSSYRDSGLVTIYGGTGSHQLDVLYDTVQETLYDLKDKGITDKELANSKEQLKGNLMLSLESTNSRMSRNGKNELMLGYHRSLDEILDLVNAVTKDSVNGLARDIFKDEFALSLISPSGDLPKGFKGN; the protein is encoded by the coding sequence TTGATAAAACGATATACGTGCAAAAATGGTGTAAGAATTGTATTGGAAAATATCCCAACTGTTCGATCTGTGGCCATTGGGGTATGGATCGGAACGGGTTCTCGAAGTGAACACCCTGAAATTAATGGTGTATCACATTTTCTTGAACATATGTTTTTTAAAGGAACAAAAACAAGATCTGCTCGTGAAATTGCAGAAAGCTTCGACCGCATTGGGGGACAAGTAAATGCATTCACTTCTAAAGAATACACGTGCTACTATGCAAAAGTATTAGACGAACACGCAGATCAAGCGCTAGATGTGCTGGCGGATATGTTCTTTAATTCTTCATTTGATGAAGAGGAATTAGCTCGTGAAAAAAATGTTGTATATGAAGAAATTAAAATGTATGAAGATACACCTGACGATATTGTACACGATCTATTAGGAAAAGCCGTATATGGTAATCATCCATTAGGGTATCCAATTTTAGGAACGGAAGATACGTTAAAAACATTTAACGGTGATTCGCTTCGTCAATATATGGAGCAAATGTATATTCCTGAAAACATCGTTATTTCAGTAGCTGGAAACATTGATGAGAGTTTTATACAACAGGTGGAAAACTATTTTGGTACATATACGTCAAGTCATTCCGCTCATCAATATGTTCAGCCTGAGTTCCATACAAATCATATTGCGCGCAAAAAAGAGACAGAACAAGCTCATCTTTGCCTTGGCTTTAAAGGTTTGCCAATCGGCGGAGAAGATGTATATAGCTTAATTGTATTAAACAACGTGCTTGGCGGAAGCATGAGCAGTCGTTTGTTCCAAGAAGTCCGTGAACAGCGCGGCTTGGCTTACTCTGTTTTCTCTTATCATTCTTCTTATCGAGACAGCGGTCTTGTAACGATTTATGGGGGAACTGGAAGCCATCAGCTCGACGTATTATATGATACGGTTCAAGAAACGCTTTATGATTTGAAAGACAAAGGTATTACGGATAAAGAACTTGCTAACAGCAAAGAGCAGCTGAAAGGAAACTTAATGCTGAGTCTTGAAAGTACAAATAGCCGTATGAGCAGAAACGGAAAAAATGAGTTAATGCTGGGCTATCACCGTTCATTAGATGAGATTTTAGACCTTGTTAATGCCGTGACTAAAGATAGTGTAAATGGTCTTGCACGAGATATTTTCAAAGACGAATTTGCGCTTTCATTAATAAGCCCGAGTGGAGATTTACCTAAGGGTTTTAAAGGAAATTAA
- a CDS encoding polysaccharide deacetylase family protein, producing MKRTIVQFTAFLFLLAITYKSIYNPFAEAYIEALKSDVQLVSAQHDALYQKIEEKAKDYEKPAANARIDPVWKRVPGYNGIKVDLAASYKNMKPAGKFDEKKLVYKQVRPKVHLKDLPQEPIYRGHDEKPMVSFTVNVAWGNEYLPKMLEVLKKHHAKATFFLEGKWVKNNPDMAKMIVDAGHEVGNHSYSHPDMATLSASQINQQLKKTNDIITSTTGQKVKWFAPPSGSFRPEVVTLASQLKMSTIMWTVDTIDWQKPSSEVLINRVMKKIHPGAIVLMHPTESTAESLDQLLTDIERKGLKVSDVSTMLDEERMMKIPSSTKK from the coding sequence GTGAAGAGAACCATTGTGCAATTTACAGCATTTCTATTTTTACTGGCAATTACATATAAATCTATTTATAATCCTTTTGCTGAAGCATATATAGAAGCACTTAAATCCGATGTACAACTTGTATCAGCTCAGCATGATGCGTTATATCAAAAGATTGAAGAAAAAGCAAAAGATTATGAAAAGCCAGCAGCGAATGCACGAATCGATCCCGTTTGGAAACGGGTTCCTGGCTATAACGGCATAAAAGTTGATCTTGCTGCTTCTTATAAAAATATGAAACCTGCGGGTAAATTTGATGAAAAAAAATTAGTGTACAAACAGGTTAGACCAAAGGTTCACTTGAAGGATTTACCACAGGAACCTATCTACCGTGGACACGATGAAAAGCCTATGGTATCGTTTACAGTGAACGTAGCATGGGGGAACGAGTATTTGCCTAAAATGTTAGAAGTGCTGAAAAAGCACCATGCTAAAGCAACCTTCTTTTTAGAAGGAAAATGGGTTAAAAATAATCCAGATATGGCAAAAATGATTGTAGACGCAGGGCATGAAGTGGGAAACCACTCTTATTCTCATCCTGATATGGCCACTTTATCGGCTAGTCAAATCAATCAGCAGCTTAAAAAAACGAATGATATTATTACATCTACTACGGGACAAAAAGTAAAATGGTTTGCTCCGCCGAGCGGCAGTTTTCGCCCCGAAGTAGTAACGCTTGCTTCTCAGTTAAAAATGAGTACAATCATGTGGACAGTTGATACAATCGATTGGCAAAAGCCAAGTTCAGAAGTGTTAATTAATCGAGTAATGAAAAAGATTCATCCAGGGGCTATTGTACTGATGCACCCAACTGAATCAACGGCTGAATCGCTTGACCAATTGTTAACCGATATTGAACGCAAAGGCCTGAAAGTTAGCGATGTGTCAACAATGCTAGATGAAGAAAGAATGATGAAAATACCTTCTTCTACTAAGAAGTAA